One segment of Danaus plexippus chromosome 10, MEX_DaPlex, whole genome shotgun sequence DNA contains the following:
- the LOC116767128 gene encoding uncharacterized protein LOC116767128, producing MSRLGCFVFVYSVILLILFGVFCYLMSTVNPPAQIQDPGSRKYGTDHFVYSDEVFGDDVAAYGLEKAIDYYNSFDIFPRSSVKNPLYRGISTPKIYMDQTSKSNHTKKIFQLVTKSIKHSKGLRRSIYEENLQDDALLKLIHLKIKNVNGHPAIEIKVVPETGKNKESRKTRRTNNNRNEETDYEGVDRDEAGYVNNYSDEVFIELVQNDTIVLNFDDNKINVSNTNNIKDEDLLLKSITNAEVSDKGTEINTKLYTLNLLSTGQLDEHRVTNRTDHTKKVERTTASYRSTRSGSNGTRLMTFLFNSIYKKNNKTEPPCNTSNMTTIEDSSEDEDTITHNPVDTLAGLLIQEATATNSYNII from the exons ATGTCTAGACTTGGTTGTTTTGTGTTCGTATATTCGGTAATTCtgctaatattattcggagtATTCTGTTATTTGATGTCCACTGTCAATCCGCCTGCACAGATACAGGATCCAGGTTCGAGAAAATATGGAACG gaCCACTTCGTGTATTCCGACGAAGTGTTTGGAGATGACGTCGCGGCGTATGGGTTAGAAAAGGccatagattattataattccttCGATATATTTCCTAGAAGCTCCGTCAAAAATCCATTGTATAGAGGAATAAGCACGCCAAAAATATACATGGACCAAACATCCAAGAGCAATCACACCAAAAAGATATTCCAACTAGTAactaaatcaataaaacacaGTAAAGGACTGAGACGATCtatttatgaagaaaatttacAAGACGACGCCCTCCTTAaactaatacatttaaaaattaaaaacgtcaATGGTCATCCAGCGATTGAAATAAAGGTCGTACCAGAAACgggtaaaaataaagaatcaaGAAAAACCAGGAgaacaaataataacagaaacgAGGAAACAGACTACGAAGGTGTTGATAGAGATGAGGCAGGATATGTGAACAACTACTCCGACGAAGTGTTCATTGAGCTAGTACAAAACGATACGATAGTCTTAAACTTCGACGATAACAAAATCAACGTGTCCAACACTAATAACATCAAAGACGAGGATCTGCTGTTGAAGTCGATCACGAATGCTGAAGTTTCAGATAAAGGCACCGAGATTAATACGAAACTGTACACACTGAATTTACTCAGCACCGGTCAGCTTGATGAACACCGAGTGACGAATAGGACTGATCATACGAAAAAAGTTGAACGCACTACAGCCAGTTACAGATCGACACGGAGCGGGAGCAATGGAACTAGATTAATGACGTTCTTGTTTAACTCcatttacaagaaaaataataaaactgaacCGCCTTGTAACACTAGTAATATGACTACGATAGAAGACTCATCGGAAGACGAAGACACTATCACGCACAACCCAGTGGACACACTGGCTGGACTCTTGATACAAGAGGCCACAGCAACGAATTcgtataatatcatttaa